The proteins below are encoded in one region of Triticum aestivum cultivar Chinese Spring chromosome 1B, IWGSC CS RefSeq v2.1, whole genome shotgun sequence:
- the LOC123110216 gene encoding protein Rf1, mitochondrial produces MRPCRTPLLDSTSPLSVLLLDHLHRNRPSPPPSASPPSAFWSPIAAFAAATKRARAGTLSPEDAHHLFDELLRQSNPVPNRFLNSFLAALARAPPSDACGDGPALTVALFNRLCREEAGPCVAPPTIYTYSILMDSCCRVGRPDLGLAVFGRLLKSGFKADQSTASSLLMCLCDVGRTNEAVDVLLHRISELGCEPNVIPYNIVLKSLCDSRRSQQALDLLQMMAQRGCCSPNVVSYNTVIHGLFKEGEVSMACSLFYEMMRQRVMPNVVTYRSMIGALCKVGATDKAKLVLGHMVGNGFRPDKYIWNSFMASLCKQGRSKEAAQLFDYMVAKGHKPDVVTYSTLLHGYATEGCFTDMINLFNSMEGNGIVANSCVFNILIDAYAKRGMMHEAMLIFTEMRERRVSPDIFTYGIIIAALCRMGRLSDAMEKINEMVATGLQPDKAVYYSLIQGFCTHDDLVKAKELVSEMMTKGIPRPNIVFFNSVIASLCKEGRVKDAHGIFDLALNIGERPDLIH; encoded by the coding sequence ATGCGCCCATGCCGGACGCCTCTCCTCGACTCCACCTCGCCGCTGTCCGTGCTCCTCCTCGACCACCTCCACCGCaatcgcccctcccctcccccctcagCCTCGCCGCCGTCAGCCTTCTGGTCTCCCATCGCCGCATTCGCCGCTGCCACAAAGCGCGCCCGAGCCGGGACGCTCAGCCCTGAGGACGCACACCACCTGTTCGACGAATTGCTACGCCAGTCCAACCCGGTCCCCAATCGCTTCCTGAACAGCTTCCTTGCCGCCCTCGCCCGTGCTCCACCCTCCGACGCCTGCGGAGATGGCCCCGCCCTCACCGTCGCCCTCTTCAACCGCCTGTGCCGAGAAGAGGCCGGCCCTTGTGTAGCGCCGCCCACTATCTATACCTACAGCATTCTAATGGACAGCTGCTGCCGCGTGGGTCGCCCGGACCTTGGGCTTGCTGTCTTCGGCCGCCTACTCAAGTCGGGCTTCAAGGCAGACCAGAGCACTGCCAGCAGCCTCCTCATGTGCCTCTGCGATGTAGGACGGACAAACGAGGCTGTGGACGTGCTGCTTCATAGGATCTCCGAGCTCGGCTGTGAGCCTAATGTCATCCCATACAACATAGTTCTTAAGAGCTTATGTGACAGTAGAAGGAGCCAGCAAGCTCTTGACCTGCTCCAGATGATGGCACAAAGAGGTTGCTGCTCCCCTAATGTGGTGTCATATAACACCGTCATTCATGGCTTATTTAAGGAAGGTGAAGTAAGCATGGCGTGCTCATTATTCTATGAAATGATGCGGCAAAGGGTTATGCCTAATGTGGTGACATATAGATCGATGATTGGTGCGTTGTGCAAGGTCGGGGCAACGGACAAGGCAAAGCTGGTCCTTGGTCATATGGTTGGTAATGGTTTTCGACCAGATAAGTATATTTGGAACTCATTCATGGCATCTCTTTGCAAGCAGGGAAGAAGCAAGGAAGCTGCACAACTTTTTGATTACATGGTCGCCAAGGGCCACAAACCTGATGTTGTCACGTACTCTACTCTGCTTCATGGGTATGCTACTGAAGGATGCTTCACTGATATGATTAATCTCTTTAATTCAATGGAAGGCAACGGTATTGTAGCTAACAGCTGTGTTTTTAACATACTAATTGACGCATATGCTAAACGTGGAATGATGCATGAAGCTATGCTCATATTTACTGAAATGCGGGAACGAAGAGTGAGTCCTGATATATTCACCTATGGAATTATAATAGCTGCACTTTGCAGAATGGGTAGGCTATCTGATGCTATGGAGAAAATAAATGAAATGGTTGCTACAGGATTACAACCGGACAAGGCTGTTTACTATTCCCTAATTCAGGGTTTTTGTACACATGATGATTTGGTCAAAGCTAAGGAGTTGGTTTCTGAGATGATGACCAAAGGTATTCCTCGTCCTAACATTGTGTTCTTCAACTCGGTAATAGCCAGTCTGTGCAAAGAAGGAAGGGTTAAGGATGCACACGGTATCTTTGACTTGGCTCTGAACATTGGTGAGAGGCCCGATTTAATTCACTGA